The following proteins are encoded in a genomic region of Nonomuraea muscovyensis:
- a CDS encoding ATP-binding cassette domain-containing protein, whose amino-acid sequence MTAIVELDRLSKSFGSTTALDGVSFEVSQGSVLGLLGPNGAGKTTLINCLTTLIRPDSGTARIAGFDLVSEPERVRGSIAATGQFAAVDELLTARENLVFFARLLKLGKSRARERAGRLIEEFGLGEQADKPVRTLSGGTRRRLDLAVSLVVERPVLFLDEPTTGLDLHSRDALWDRVRALRAAGVTILLTTQYLEEADALADRIVMIDHSRVIAEGTPEELKDRVGGGAVCEVQIADPDRRAKALAVLDDAAEVDGAVVLPADGIGVLARVIRSLEGAGIEPDDLTMRRPTLDDVFRALTGRPD is encoded by the coding sequence ATGACCGCCATTGTTGAGTTGGATCGTCTCAGCAAGTCGTTCGGTTCCACCACCGCGCTCGACGGGGTGTCGTTCGAGGTCTCTCAGGGCAGCGTGCTCGGCCTGCTGGGGCCGAACGGAGCGGGCAAGACCACCCTGATCAACTGCCTGACCACGCTGATCAGGCCCGATTCGGGGACCGCGCGGATCGCGGGGTTCGACCTGGTGTCGGAGCCGGAGCGGGTCCGGGGGAGCATCGCGGCCACCGGACAGTTCGCCGCCGTCGACGAGTTGCTGACCGCGAGGGAGAATCTCGTTTTCTTCGCCCGCCTGCTCAAGCTCGGCAAGAGCCGGGCACGGGAGCGGGCGGGGCGGCTCATCGAGGAGTTCGGCCTCGGGGAGCAGGCGGACAAACCGGTGCGGACGCTGTCGGGAGGCACGCGCAGACGCCTCGACCTGGCGGTCAGCCTCGTCGTGGAACGGCCGGTGCTCTTCCTGGACGAGCCGACCACCGGCCTCGACCTGCACAGCCGTGACGCGCTCTGGGACAGGGTGCGGGCGCTGCGCGCGGCCGGCGTGACGATCCTGCTCACGACGCAGTACCTGGAGGAAGCCGACGCGCTCGCCGACCGGATCGTGATGATCGACCACAGCCGGGTGATCGCGGAAGGGACACCGGAGGAACTGAAGGACCGGGTGGGCGGAGGCGCGGTCTGCGAGGTGCAGATCGCCGACCCCGACCGGCGGGCCAAGGCGCTGGCCGTGCTCGACGACGCGGCCGAGGTCGACGGGGCGGTGGTGCTCCCGGCCGACGGGATCGGCGTGCTGGCCAGAGTCATCAGGAGCCTCGAGGGGGCCGGGATCGAACCCGACGACCTCACCATGCGCAGACCCACGCTGGACGACGTCTTCAGGGCACTGACGGGGAGGCCGGATTGA
- a CDS encoding DUF6326 family protein, whose product MTIRTRSPNLLDNPPIPVQAKLAAAWTSFMFLYIYVDYFHLYKPGAIDDILAGVVVGFDISPTLLTMMLASVAIPALMVMLSMTLPTRVNRATNLVVASLYIPYSVVNAVGESWDWASFYGLSIGVEVLLLAFILRSARTWPRTPAVPAGPATTDLRQ is encoded by the coding sequence ATGACCATCCGAACAAGATCGCCGAACCTGCTCGACAACCCGCCGATTCCCGTGCAGGCCAAGCTCGCCGCCGCATGGACCAGCTTCATGTTCCTCTACATCTACGTCGACTACTTCCACCTCTACAAGCCTGGCGCCATCGACGACATCCTGGCTGGCGTCGTCGTCGGGTTCGACATCAGCCCGACGTTGTTGACCATGATGCTCGCGTCCGTGGCGATCCCGGCCCTGATGGTGATGCTCTCCATGACGCTGCCCACCCGGGTGAACCGCGCCACGAACCTCGTCGTGGCATCGCTCTACATCCCCTACTCGGTGGTCAACGCGGTAGGGGAGTCCTGGGACTGGGCCTCCTTCTACGGCCTCTCCATCGGAGTCGAGGTGCTGCTCCTGGCCTTCATCCTGCGCTCCGCCCGGACATGGCCTCGAACCCCCGCCGTCCCGGCAGGTCCCGCGACGACCGACCTTCGACAGTAG
- a CDS encoding rhamnogalacturonan lyase family protein, with product MTGTGHTDEIVPSDPGEEAWASNGAGLRTATGRLISTKTPAIGDAIWWDGDLSREILDHDYCRQADRRADHRQVEPGHAEHGQHAHRVRRLLQQHDQGQPLTPGRHPGRLA from the coding sequence GTGACCGGTACCGGCCACACCGACGAGATCGTGCCCAGCGACCCGGGCGAGGAAGCCTGGGCCTCCAACGGGGCCGGGCTCCGGACCGCCACCGGCCGCCTCATCTCGACGAAGACCCCGGCGATCGGCGACGCCATCTGGTGGGACGGCGACCTGTCCAGGGAGATCCTGGACCACGACTACTGCCGACAAGCTGACCGGCGTGCCGACCATCGGCAAGTGGAACCCGGCCACGCAGAGCACGGTCAACATGCTCACCGCGTCCGGCGCCTCCTCCAACAACACGACCAAGGGCAACCCCTCACTCCAGGCCGACATCCTGGGCGACTGGCGTGA
- a CDS encoding MmcQ/YjbR family DNA-binding protein, with product MLDYNRVRDLAEDLPGVEQSESWGTPSLKVGGKMILRQHEDPELMVVKVALDERDALTRERPEVFIVTPHYEKYPYMLVKTAALADDELRELITEAWRMTAPKRLLKVFDERGTS from the coding sequence ATGCTTGATTACAACCGAGTTCGCGATCTCGCGGAGGACCTGCCGGGAGTCGAGCAGTCCGAGTCGTGGGGCACCCCGTCGCTGAAGGTCGGCGGCAAGATGATCCTGCGTCAGCACGAGGATCCCGAGCTCATGGTGGTGAAGGTCGCGCTGGATGAGCGCGACGCGCTCACGCGGGAGCGACCCGAGGTCTTCATCGTCACTCCTCATTACGAGAAATATCCCTACATGCTGGTCAAGACCGCGGCGCTCGCCGACGACGAGCTCCGCGAGCTGATCACTGAGGCGTGGCGCATGACCGCGCCGAAGCGGCTCCTGAAGGTCTTCGACGAACGCGGCACTAGCTGA
- a CDS encoding TetR/AcrR family transcriptional regulator C-terminal domain-containing protein, whose product MAEAVRLADREGVDGLSMRRLAGALGAGAMSLYYYVASKEELLDAMIDVVFEEIELPPEETDWQSAMRREAVSARQVLARHPWAIGLMESRTSPGPANLRHREAVTACLRRAGFSVVMATHANWLLNSYVYGFALQEASLQFDTADEFADMTEDVFLPQLPPDEFPFLNESAAALIAAGYDPAEEFIFGLDLVLAALEPLRASA is encoded by the coding sequence GTGGCCGAGGCGGTCCGGCTCGCCGACCGCGAGGGGGTCGACGGACTGAGCATGCGCCGGCTGGCCGGCGCGCTCGGCGCGGGCGCGATGTCGCTCTACTACTACGTGGCGAGCAAGGAGGAGCTGCTGGACGCCATGATCGACGTCGTTTTCGAGGAGATCGAGCTCCCGCCCGAAGAGACCGACTGGCAGTCGGCGATGCGACGGGAGGCGGTATCCGCCCGACAGGTTCTCGCGCGCCACCCGTGGGCGATCGGCCTGATGGAGTCGCGGACATCGCCGGGGCCCGCGAACCTCCGCCACCGCGAGGCGGTCACCGCCTGCCTGCGGAGGGCTGGCTTCTCGGTTGTGATGGCGACGCACGCCAATTGGTTGCTCAACAGCTATGTCTACGGTTTCGCCCTGCAGGAAGCCAGCCTGCAGTTCGACACCGCCGATGAGTTCGCGGACATGACCGAGGACGTCTTCCTGCCCCAGCTGCCTCCTGACGAGTTCCCCTTCCTCAACGAGTCCGCCGCCGCGCTCATCGCTGCCGGCTACGACCCGGCGGAGGAGTTCATCTTCGGCCTCGACCTCGTCCTAGCCGCCCTCGAGCCCCTGAGAGCCTCCGCATAG
- a CDS encoding ABC transporter permease produces the protein MIREIGVMTGRNLRISLTVRSLVQLVITPLVFFAGFGIVLAQLLTSRGVPFAQFLPPAIIMMAMGFTTISTAFFIAADRRDGMIDRFRTLPISGLSVLVARLGADAVRCLVPIAVIVAAGYVVGFRFADPLGAAAFVVVAVAFALSFALGAAVIGLRSSEPEAIGSMVFLVTLPVLNLSTVFAPAGVFPGWLQPVVHANPYTAVVDALRGLAAGQAVAWGPPLAWIAGLCAVFGWIAVRAFRRSG, from the coding sequence TTGATTCGCGAGATCGGCGTCATGACCGGCCGCAACCTGCGCATCTCGCTCACCGTGCGGTCGCTGGTCCAGCTCGTCATCACCCCGCTGGTGTTCTTCGCCGGGTTCGGCATCGTGCTCGCCCAGTTGCTGACCTCGCGCGGCGTCCCCTTCGCCCAGTTCCTGCCGCCCGCGATCATCATGATGGCGATGGGGTTCACCACCATCTCCACCGCGTTCTTCATCGCCGCCGACCGGCGCGACGGCATGATCGACCGGTTTCGGACGCTGCCGATCAGCGGCCTGTCGGTGCTCGTCGCGCGGCTGGGCGCGGACGCGGTGCGCTGCCTGGTGCCGATCGCGGTGATCGTCGCGGCGGGGTACGTGGTCGGGTTCCGGTTCGCCGATCCGTTGGGCGCGGCGGCGTTCGTCGTCGTGGCGGTCGCCTTCGCGCTGAGCTTCGCCCTCGGAGCCGCGGTCATCGGGCTGCGCTCCTCCGAGCCCGAGGCCATCGGCTCGATGGTCTTCCTGGTGACGCTGCCGGTGCTGAACCTGTCGACGGTGTTCGCCCCGGCCGGAGTCTTCCCCGGCTGGCTGCAGCCGGTCGTCCACGCCAACCCCTACACCGCCGTCGTCGACGCGCTGCGCGGCCTGGCCGCCGGCCAGGCGGTCGCGTGGGGGCCGCCGCTGGCCTGGATCGCCGGGCTCTGCGCGGTCTTCGGCTGGATCGCCGTACGAGCCTTCAGGAGGTCGGGATGA
- a CDS encoding LLM class flavin-dependent oxidoreductase: MPLHLYWFLPSHGDGREVGKTATDQGRARTIRRAPDIDYLAQVAQAADTLGFTGMLVPTGLFCEDPWVVSAALAARTRRVKFMIALRSGLTSPLLTAQMAATFQRVSGDRLVFNIVAGGDADEQRRYGDWLAHDDRYARTAEFLTVLRGLWQGGPVDFDGDHYRLKAGLLTRPATMPQIHLGGSSAAARRVAAEHADVYLAWGEPPPQLGELMTDFRRQSDATGRDVRLGTRFHVISRDTAEEAWETANRLIEGMDPALIAQAQERFRRTESEGQRRASALHGGRTDDLEIYPNVWAGYGLVRPGAGIALVGSHEEVADRIAEYHKSGIDHLILSGQPHLEEAYWFGEGVMPLLRARGLLEETSAGS; the protein is encoded by the coding sequence ATGCCACTGCACCTGTACTGGTTCCTTCCTTCGCACGGGGACGGCAGGGAGGTGGGCAAGACCGCGACGGACCAGGGCCGGGCCCGCACGATCCGCCGCGCACCCGACATCGACTACCTGGCCCAGGTCGCCCAGGCGGCCGACACGCTCGGCTTCACCGGCATGCTGGTCCCCACGGGGCTGTTCTGCGAGGACCCCTGGGTGGTCAGCGCGGCGCTGGCGGCCAGGACGCGCCGCGTCAAGTTCATGATCGCTCTGCGGTCCGGGCTCACGTCTCCCCTGCTGACCGCGCAGATGGCGGCGACCTTCCAGCGCGTCTCCGGTGACCGGCTGGTGTTCAACATCGTGGCCGGCGGGGACGCCGACGAGCAGCGCCGCTACGGCGACTGGCTGGCGCATGACGACCGCTACGCGCGGACGGCCGAGTTCCTGACGGTGCTGCGCGGACTGTGGCAGGGCGGGCCCGTCGACTTCGACGGCGATCACTACCGCCTCAAGGCCGGCCTGCTCACCCGCCCCGCCACCATGCCGCAGATCCACCTGGGCGGCTCGTCCGCCGCCGCCAGACGCGTCGCCGCCGAGCACGCCGACGTCTACCTCGCCTGGGGGGAGCCGCCGCCGCAGCTCGGGGAGCTCATGACCGACTTCAGGCGGCAGAGCGACGCGACGGGACGCGACGTGCGGCTCGGCACGCGCTTCCACGTCATCTCCCGCGACACCGCCGAGGAGGCGTGGGAGACCGCGAACCGGCTGATCGAGGGCATGGACCCCGCTCTGATCGCCCAGGCGCAGGAGCGCTTCCGCCGCACCGAGTCGGAGGGCCAGCGCCGGGCCTCGGCGCTGCACGGCGGCCGCACCGACGACCTGGAGATCTACCCCAACGTGTGGGCCGGATACGGGCTGGTCCGCCCCGGCGCGGGGATCGCGCTCGTCGGCAGCCACGAGGAGGTGGCCGATCGGATCGCCGAATACCACAAGAGCGGCATCGACCACCTCATCCTGTCCGGCCAGCCGCACCTGGAGGAGGCCTACTGGTTCGGCGAGGGCGTGATGCCGCTCCTGAGGGCGCGCGGCCTACTCGAAGAGACGTCCGCGGGCTCATGA
- a CDS encoding NAD(P)-dependent alcohol dehydrogenase produces MRAAVQYRYGPPSVLESSAVGLPLPGRGDVLVQVGAASVHPGDYFVMTGEPYVVRLVFGLHRPRHGIPGRDLAGVVAAVGKDVTALRPGDEVFGWSTAGTLAEYACVPADNLVSTPANLSVVDAAAVPTSAMTALQALRKIANVQPGQTVLVTGASGGVGSFAVQIAKAFGTEVTGVCSTRNVDLVRSLGADHVVDYTETDFTRTEKRYDVILDNVEAQPLAAVRRVLTPTGTLIPNSGRGGRWLGPLGRIVKARVLSGFTRQQLKPFTSVGKRQDLLTLADLLTSGQVTPVIDRTYPLDEAADALRYVAAGHTRGKVVVTV; encoded by the coding sequence ATGCGGGCCGCCGTCCAGTACCGCTACGGGCCGCCCTCAGTGCTCGAGTCGTCCGCCGTCGGGCTACCGCTGCCCGGTCGAGGCGATGTGCTCGTCCAGGTCGGCGCAGCCTCGGTGCATCCTGGCGACTACTTCGTCATGACCGGTGAGCCGTACGTGGTGCGCCTGGTGTTCGGGCTCCACCGGCCCCGCCACGGCATCCCCGGCAGGGACCTCGCCGGCGTGGTGGCAGCGGTCGGGAAGGATGTCACCGCTCTCCGCCCCGGCGACGAGGTGTTCGGCTGGAGCACCGCTGGAACGCTCGCGGAGTACGCCTGCGTCCCGGCGGACAACCTCGTGTCCACGCCTGCAAACCTGTCGGTCGTGGACGCGGCAGCGGTGCCCACGTCGGCCATGACGGCGTTGCAGGCATTGCGCAAGATCGCGAACGTTCAACCGGGCCAGACGGTGCTGGTCACGGGCGCGTCGGGCGGCGTGGGTTCCTTCGCCGTGCAGATCGCCAAGGCGTTCGGCACCGAGGTGACAGGTGTGTGCAGCACCCGCAACGTCGACTTGGTCCGGTCGCTCGGGGCCGACCATGTCGTTGACTACACGGAGACCGACTTCACCCGCACCGAGAAGCGCTACGACGTCATCCTCGACAACGTGGAAGCCCAGCCCCTGGCTGCTGTCCGCCGAGTGCTGACGCCCACCGGCACCCTCATCCCCAACAGCGGACGCGGCGGCCGCTGGCTCGGGCCCCTCGGTCGGATCGTCAAAGCGCGCGTGCTGTCCGGGTTCACCCGTCAGCAGCTGAAGCCCTTCACGTCGGTCGGGAAGCGTCAGGACCTGCTTACTCTGGCCGACCTGCTCACGAGCGGGCAGGTCACGCCCGTCATCGACCGCACCTACCCCCTCGACGAAGCAGCCGACGCCCTCCGCTACGTCGCGGCCGGCCACACCCGAGGGAAGGTCGTCGTCACCGTCTGA
- a CDS encoding phosphate acyltransferase — protein MKSGRTAVALDGMGGDQGPGPVMEAALDFPDDVDLMLVGSVPVLREHLGSRPLPGHITLLDAPESVSMADDPLAVTWGRRGSSLLVAAQAVRTGLADAMVTPGNTGAAVLAAAVRLRRVPGVRNPALATVLRGPGAGQTVLLDIGATVVAQPEWLVEFAVMGVQYARARLGVPHPRVGLLSNGHEVTKGGPAQRDAHLMLATLPGYVGQIEAYDVLSDRVDVAVTDGFTGDVMLKTYERTLDLTALAAVSAVRSFSGSLADRRARQVSQAVRDALAADSGGVLLGVRGVCVVCHGAATAHDIAGAVRLAADCVRADVTGGVTAAFAVARRTDRIAG, from the coding sequence GTGAAGAGCGGGCGGACGGCCGTGGCCTTGGACGGCATGGGGGGTGACCAGGGGCCGGGCCCCGTCATGGAGGCGGCGCTGGACTTCCCCGACGACGTGGACCTGATGCTGGTGGGGTCCGTACCGGTCCTGCGCGAGCATCTGGGCTCACGCCCCCTGCCGGGCCACATCACGCTGCTGGACGCGCCGGAATCGGTGTCGATGGCCGACGATCCGCTGGCCGTGACGTGGGGCAGGCGCGGGTCGTCGCTGCTCGTCGCGGCGCAGGCGGTGCGGACCGGGCTCGCCGACGCGATGGTCACCCCGGGCAACACCGGCGCGGCGGTGCTGGCCGCCGCGGTACGGCTGCGCCGGGTGCCGGGCGTGCGGAACCCGGCCCTGGCCACGGTGCTGCGCGGTCCGGGTGCCGGCCAGACGGTCCTGCTGGACATCGGGGCGACGGTCGTGGCCCAGCCGGAGTGGCTGGTCGAGTTCGCCGTCATGGGCGTGCAGTACGCCAGGGCCCGGCTGGGTGTCCCGCATCCCCGGGTCGGCCTGCTGTCCAACGGCCACGAGGTGACCAAGGGCGGCCCGGCCCAACGCGACGCCCACCTCATGCTGGCCACGCTGCCCGGCTACGTGGGCCAGATCGAGGCGTATGACGTGCTCAGCGACCGCGTGGACGTGGCCGTCACCGACGGCTTCACCGGCGATGTGATGCTCAAGACCTACGAGCGGACGCTCGATCTGACCGCCCTGGCCGCGGTGAGCGCCGTCCGCTCCTTCTCGGGATCCCTGGCCGACCGGCGCGCCCGGCAAGTGTCCCAGGCGGTGCGCGACGCGCTCGCGGCCGACTCCGGCGGGGTGCTGCTCGGGGTCCGCGGCGTGTGCGTGGTCTGCCACGGGGCGGCCACCGCGCACGACATAGCGGGCGCGGTGCGCCTGGCGGCCGACTGCGTGCGCGCCGACGTGACGGGCGGGGTGACGGCCGCGTTCGCCGTGGCCCGCCGTACGGACCGCATCGCGGGATGA
- a CDS encoding NADPH-dependent FMN reductase: protein MTSHVEVAAQPGTARGHAPVALPVSVLVGNPRRGSRTLDIATRVGAMLHGDLLDSGVPLGEPGLVDLSAIGPDLARWESSPPAADAATATVCASRLLLVASPTLKASYSGLLKLFLDRLPRRALTGVVCVPVMTAASPAHTFAVDACLRPLLVELGATVPVQGLTVLEADFGALDEAVARWRAAATPVLSAVLAL, encoded by the coding sequence ATGACGTCCCACGTGGAAGTCGCGGCGCAGCCCGGGACCGCCCGGGGCCACGCGCCTGTCGCCCTTCCGGTGTCCGTGCTGGTGGGCAACCCGCGGCGCGGCTCACGCACGCTCGACATCGCCACTAGAGTCGGCGCCATGCTCCACGGCGACCTGCTGGACAGCGGCGTCCCGCTCGGCGAGCCCGGCCTCGTCGACCTCTCGGCCATCGGCCCCGACCTGGCCCGCTGGGAATCGAGCCCGCCGGCCGCGGACGCGGCGACCGCCACCGTGTGCGCCTCTCGGCTGCTCCTGGTGGCCAGTCCGACGCTGAAGGCCAGCTACTCGGGTCTGCTGAAGCTCTTCCTCGACCGGCTCCCGCGCCGCGCGCTCACGGGTGTCGTCTGCGTGCCGGTCATGACGGCGGCCAGCCCGGCGCACACCTTCGCCGTGGACGCCTGCCTGCGGCCGCTGCTGGTCGAGCTGGGCGCGACGGTGCCCGTGCAGGGGCTCACCGTCCTGGAGGCCGACTTCGGCGCGCTCGACGAGGCGGTCGCCCGCTGGCGCGCCGCGGCCACCCCGGTCCTGTCCGCCGTCCTCGCCCTCTGA
- a CDS encoding cytochrome P450 produces the protein MTTVGEPDRAAPGGTRPWPHGAARWYRRDPLGFVEHAARERGPVFRLPDDGSLCVADPAEALRVLHDEEGHYDDVSDFFHVRGGRLEPRETQVAIGRAARVTLRAHLAAHRERLPAVVAELGEVSEWPSAGRAAAYQFLAEALLRPDSPPLLRELMEQVVRNDVLIRPRGRLASVMRRALWARVVRALTGEVLARRAGPRPGGRGDLLDAILEAGPPDTPAAQLAQVYLLLFRTSVAPVGHVVAWALLKAATDGVDLAAVPAESAVRESLRLWPVAWLLGRPVLRAHQVGGVQLAPGDSVSVCAYLLHRDERHWPEATRFRPGRWDGPGPRGPYLPFGGGPFTCAGAAVARNLASELLAAVTDSARLEVRGGRGQPHVAGIITPPPFQLHRTPFAR, from the coding sequence ATGACGACGGTCGGAGAACCGGATCGGGCCGCTCCCGGCGGGACGCGGCCGTGGCCGCACGGCGCGGCGCGGTGGTATCGCCGGGATCCGCTGGGGTTCGTCGAGCACGCAGCCCGCGAGCGGGGCCCGGTGTTCCGGCTGCCCGACGACGGGTCGCTGTGCGTGGCCGACCCGGCGGAGGCCTTGCGGGTGCTGCACGACGAGGAGGGCCACTACGACGACGTGTCCGACTTCTTCCACGTCCGCGGCGGCCGGCTGGAGCCGCGGGAGACGCAGGTCGCGATCGGGCGGGCGGCCCGCGTGACGTTACGCGCCCATCTGGCAGCGCATCGGGAGCGGCTGCCCGCCGTGGTGGCGGAGCTGGGAGAGGTCAGCGAATGGCCTTCGGCCGGGCGGGCCGCCGCGTACCAGTTCCTGGCCGAGGCGCTGCTGCGGCCGGACAGCCCGCCGCTCTTGCGGGAGCTGATGGAGCAGGTGGTGCGCAACGATGTCCTGATCCGTCCCCGCGGCCGGCTGGCGAGCGTGATGCGGCGGGCGCTGTGGGCACGCGTGGTGCGAGCGCTCACCGGCGAGGTACTCGCCCGCCGGGCCGGCCCGCGGCCCGGCGGGCGGGGCGACCTGCTGGACGCCATACTCGAGGCCGGCCCACCCGATACGCCTGCCGCGCAGCTCGCCCAGGTATATCTGCTGCTCTTCCGAACCTCGGTGGCGCCGGTGGGCCACGTGGTCGCCTGGGCGCTGCTGAAAGCCGCGACCGACGGCGTCGACCTGGCGGCCGTGCCCGCGGAGTCGGCCGTACGGGAGTCGCTGCGGCTGTGGCCGGTGGCGTGGCTGCTGGGCCGCCCCGTACTGCGCGCCCATCAGGTCGGCGGCGTGCAGCTGGCGCCAGGGGACAGCGTGTCGGTCTGCGCCTATCTGCTGCACCGCGACGAACGGCACTGGCCCGAGGCCACCCGGTTCCGGCCCGGCAGGTGGGACGGCCCTGGCCCCCGTGGGCCCTACCTGCCCTTCGGCGGCGGCCCGTTCACCTGCGCCGGCGCCGCCGTCGCCCGCAACCTGGCCTCCGAACTGCTCGCCGCCGTGACCGACAGCGCCCGTCTTGAAGTACGCGGCGGTCGCGGACAGCCCCACGTGGCGGGCATCATCACCCCTCCCCCGTTCCAACTGCACCGGACCCCCTTCGCTCGTTGA
- a CDS encoding class I SAM-dependent DNA methyltransferase, which translates to MSQVDETLAAYESIAARYDELNARMDTSSLVARFVEAVDRYGPGGRRLLDAGCGTGRSSVAFRERGFEVTGYDLSPAMVAMARRRPGAEEIGFLVGRLQEPPPRLTGFDVVTCVDVPMAYLTGTDQLRQALTAARDQLAEDGVLVFDLNTIGYYRRMFSVPTVADRGNRYVAWFAESPRIEADAVVVTQFDLFERNGAGWERLSMRHVQQHHSDRTVRKVAEQSGLHVVAAHGLVGTSTRDPADETDHDRILYVARRAG; encoded by the coding sequence ATGTCGCAGGTGGATGAGACGCTGGCCGCCTACGAGAGCATCGCGGCCCGCTACGACGAGCTGAACGCGCGGATGGACACCTCCAGCCTCGTGGCCCGCTTCGTGGAGGCGGTCGATCGGTACGGGCCAGGCGGTCGGCGCCTGCTGGACGCCGGCTGCGGAACCGGCCGCAGCAGCGTGGCCTTCCGCGAGCGCGGGTTCGAGGTGACCGGCTACGACCTGTCCCCCGCGATGGTCGCGATGGCCCGCCGCCGGCCCGGGGCCGAGGAGATCGGGTTCCTGGTGGGACGGCTGCAGGAGCCCCCACCCAGGCTGACCGGCTTCGACGTGGTCACCTGCGTAGACGTGCCGATGGCGTACCTGACCGGCACGGACCAGCTGCGACAGGCGCTGACGGCCGCCCGCGACCAGCTCGCCGAGGACGGGGTACTGGTCTTCGACCTGAACACCATCGGCTACTACCGCCGCATGTTCAGCGTCCCCACTGTCGCCGACCGAGGCAACCGGTACGTGGCCTGGTTCGCAGAGTCCCCGCGGATCGAGGCCGACGCAGTCGTGGTCACGCAGTTCGACCTGTTCGAACGGAACGGCGCGGGCTGGGAGCGGCTGTCGATGCGCCACGTGCAGCAGCACCATTCCGACCGGACGGTGCGCAAGGTGGCCGAGCAGTCCGGACTGCACGTCGTGGCCGCCCACGGGCTGGTGGGGACGTCGACGCGGGACCCGGCCGACGAGACCGACCACGACCGCATCCTGTACGTCGCCCGCCGGGCCGGCTGA
- a CDS encoding ABC transporter permease, with product MTEVGVLAGRTMRRFLRTPQLVISGFAFPVLLMFTILPVYGGLVGDGYIQRFAPLIVLSTVTFGMAPSAVGLFTDLREGIFDRLRTMPVGAASTLAGRLLGDVLRMVAVAVVAVAVAHVPGFRFSGGVLAALAFFGLIAAVGAMCMAIALFAALSAASVETVRGALEPPTTLVFFLCSGFVPLEAFPGWLQPVVRVNPLSTASEALRRLAGGEPAGAYVLFTLAWAAGAGVIFGVLSVRRYRRRVS from the coding sequence ATGACGGAGGTCGGCGTGCTGGCCGGCAGGACCATGCGGCGCTTCCTGCGCACTCCCCAGCTGGTCATCTCCGGTTTCGCGTTTCCCGTCCTGCTGATGTTCACGATCCTGCCGGTCTACGGCGGACTCGTCGGCGACGGCTACATCCAGCGGTTCGCGCCGCTCATCGTGCTGTCCACGGTGACCTTCGGCATGGCGCCGAGCGCGGTCGGCCTCTTCACCGACCTGCGGGAGGGCATCTTCGACCGGCTGCGGACCATGCCGGTCGGCGCCGCGTCCACACTGGCCGGCCGGCTGCTCGGGGACGTGCTGAGGATGGTCGCGGTGGCGGTGGTGGCCGTCGCCGTCGCCCACGTCCCCGGGTTCCGCTTCTCGGGAGGCGTCCTGGCGGCCCTCGCCTTCTTCGGGCTGATCGCCGCCGTCGGAGCCATGTGCATGGCGATCGCGCTGTTCGCGGCGCTGTCGGCGGCGAGCGTGGAGACGGTGCGTGGGGCCCTCGAACCGCCGACGACGCTGGTGTTCTTCCTGTGCTCGGGTTTCGTCCCGCTGGAGGCCTTCCCCGGCTGGCTCCAGCCCGTGGTGCGGGTGAACCCGCTGTCCACGGCCAGCGAGGCGTTGCGCCGGCTGGCCGGCGGCGAGCCCGCGGGCGCGTACGTGCTCTTCACGCTGGCGTGGGCGGCCGGCGCCGGGGTGATCTTCGGCGTGCTGAGCGTGCGCCGCTACCGCAGGCGAGTCAGCTAG